A DNA window from Candidatus Protochlamydia naegleriophila contains the following coding sequences:
- a CDS encoding putative quinol monooxygenase: MRGNMLTVIAKITARQDQVLATKEVLENLVASTLKEEGCRSYELYESIEEKNVFIFHEEWESKELLDRHLASKHIADFVERSHELLAKPVEIDLLKKV; encoded by the coding sequence ATGAGAGGAAATATGTTAACCGTGATTGCAAAAATCACTGCCCGACAAGATCAAGTTCTTGCAACGAAAGAAGTCTTAGAGAATCTTGTTGCTTCCACTCTTAAAGAAGAGGGATGCCGCTCTTATGAGCTGTATGAGAGTATAGAAGAAAAAAACGTCTTTATTTTCCACGAAGAGTGGGAAAGTAAGGAGTTGTTAGATAGGCATTTAGCTAGCAAGCACATCGCGGATTTTGTAGAGAGATCGCACGAACTGCTTGCAAAGCCTGTTGAGATTGACCTCTTAAAAAAGGTGTAG
- a CDS encoding DNA polymerase III subunit chi has protein sequence MKQSIPKIIFYRVKDNQAKIRFICTKAQEALNQEKRLLILVPNPEAGHYIDTLLWRQPEEDFLPHVFTQSSTMEWIAITTQEGANLNQADLLLNLCSHSVQTYQPYHEIYELYDETHPQKLESSKQRLKDYLDKGLFVKEL, from the coding sequence ATGAAACAATCAATTCCAAAAATTATTTTCTACAGAGTCAAAGACAATCAAGCCAAGATTCGATTCATCTGCACAAAAGCGCAGGAAGCTCTAAATCAAGAAAAGCGATTATTAATTTTAGTGCCTAATCCAGAAGCCGGCCATTACATCGACACTCTCTTGTGGCGCCAGCCGGAAGAAGATTTTCTCCCTCATGTATTCACCCAGTCTTCGACAATGGAATGGATTGCAATTACAACTCAAGAAGGAGCTAATCTCAATCAAGCCGATCTCCTTCTAAATTTATGCTCACACAGCGTTCAGACGTACCAGCCATATCATGAAATTTACGAACTTTATGACGAAACCCATCCCCAGAAGCTTGAAAGCTCTAAGCAGCGGCTCAAAGACTATCTGGATAAAGGGCTCTTTGTTAAAGAACTTTAA
- a CDS encoding DUF502 domain-containing protein gives MRKNFSTGIAILLPIALTCIIVGFLVNFLTTPFLDAAQGMLAKLSLSLPSQDNIFTTFASKLVILVTLTLFISFVGLVGQLFLIDYCLKLGNTLLLHVPYINKIYKACQDVVHSAFSSSSSSFSHVVLVPYPSTDSLSLGFVAQDSLKLQKEDAFAVFVPGTPNPSVGFMLKFRKEELIFVDMKVEEAMKCVISCGTVMPDFRTIQPNDLP, from the coding sequence ATGAGGAAAAATTTTTCGACAGGTATTGCTATCTTATTGCCTATTGCCTTGACTTGCATCATTGTGGGCTTTTTAGTTAATTTTCTTACTACCCCATTTTTGGATGCAGCTCAAGGAATGCTCGCTAAATTGAGCCTCTCCTTGCCCTCGCAAGATAATATTTTTACAACATTTGCGAGCAAGCTTGTTATCTTGGTTACCTTAACCCTTTTCATTTCATTCGTCGGTTTAGTCGGGCAGCTGTTTTTGATTGATTACTGCCTTAAGCTAGGCAATACCCTCCTTCTACATGTCCCTTACATCAATAAAATTTACAAGGCATGCCAAGACGTTGTGCATAGTGCATTTTCCTCAAGTTCCAGCTCTTTTTCCCACGTCGTGTTAGTCCCTTATCCTTCAACAGACAGCTTAAGCCTTGGATTTGTCGCTCAAGATTCATTAAAGCTACAAAAAGAAGATGCATTCGCCGTTTTCGTGCCCGGAACCCCCAATCCTTCAGTGGGCTTCATGCTAAAGTTTAGAAAGGAAGAGCTTATATTCGTCGATATGAAGGTTGAAGAGGCGATGAAATGTGTGATATCGTGCGGAACTGTCATGCCCGATTTTAGAACTATTCAACCCAATGACCTGCCATGA